One window of the Pieris rapae chromosome 13, ilPieRapa1.1, whole genome shotgun sequence genome contains the following:
- the LOC110996264 gene encoding 41 kDa spicule matrix protein-like, which yields MKLFLIAAVIAVSSAARLEHLERSYLPPDSNSVSGGFGSRGSNGFGSGHFGASARGSQGGFNGGNAGAGVDSGFSGSLNGFGSSNNGAVDGLKQYLPPHQSGSNFGGSAIKPACSSCGFARQQSFGAQVPSTQYGQPQLAAQPSNQYGQPQFGAQPSNQYGQPQFGAQPSNQYGQPQFGAQPNHQSQPIGAPSHQFGLSSSQNQFGANSQYNQPQSAPSNGFASRFGQDSATSRQYLAPKTQEIPQQPFDEQTGYQY from the exons ATGAAATTG TTTTTGATTGCCGCTGTCATCGCTGTATCTTCAGCAGCCCGTCTGGAACATCTGGAAAGGTCCTACCTTCCACCAGACTCCAACTCTGTATCTGGAGGCTTTGGATCCCGCGGGTCCAATGGATTCGGATCTGGCCACTTTGGCGCTAGTGCTCGAGGATCCCAAGGAGGCTTTAACGGAGGTAATGCCGGAGCTGGAGTGGACAGCGGCTTCTCTGGATCCCTGAATGGATTTGGATCAAGCAACAACGGTGCTGTCGACGGTTTGAAACAATACTTGCCTCCTCATCAATCTGGATCCAACTTTGGTGGATCTGCTATCAAAC CTGCCTGCTCATCATGTGGATTCGCCCGTCAACAGTCATTCGGAGCCCAGGTTCCAAGCACTCAGTATGGTCAGCCTCAACTTGCTGCTCAACCTAGCAACCAATACGGTCAGCCCCAATTCGGTGCCCAACCTAGCAACCAATACGGTCAGCCCCAATTCGGTGCCCAACCAAGCAACCAATACGGGCAGCCCCAATTCGGTGCCCAGCCTAACCACCAGAGCCAGCCAATCGGTGCCCCTTCCCATCAGTTTGGATTATCTAGCTCCCAAAACCAATTTGGTGCTAACTCCCAATACAACCAGCCTCAATCAGCTCCATCCAACGGCTTTGCATCCCGCTTCGGCCAGGACTCTGCCACCAGCCGCCAATATTTGGCACCGAAGACCCAGGAGATCCCTCAACAGCCATTTGACGAACAAACTGGTTACCAatactaa